One part of the Rhodococcus oxybenzonivorans genome encodes these proteins:
- a CDS encoding AMP-binding protein: MTELLAERVARRAAENPETTAVVSARETVDYGRFWSRVTRTAAGLDGMNRVAVLPTSDVGSLVAVTAAMHAGVSVVLLHRHLLPAQLTRVLELAKPGAVVAVSHQHARLRRLGFDGTVETAESLESDGAADRARPDTELLVGITSGTTGEPKLFVRNQRSWATTLDRSDATFDIGRGDRVAVPGVLDHTHFLYGALHGLTRGATVDLRPVTHSLRDAATHLYSVPTIAWDVVRAGVGPVGSVREVLSSAARWPRTGRQALQEVLPNASLVHFYGASELSFVSFDRGLGAADEHAAGELFDGVDAEIREGLVHVRSDMLFDGYLTEDGVVNGPADGWMTVGDRGRVAGNSLQLFGRDSDTVIRAGLNVEPAAIEAALTALPGITEAACIGVPDSRMGEAPAAAIVVDGDGPSSSEIWRHLRATLPSPSMPVQVLAVDSLPRTPRGKLDRRALAAVLSASRDRNPV; the protein is encoded by the coding sequence ATGACTGAACTGCTCGCCGAGCGTGTCGCTCGACGGGCCGCCGAGAACCCGGAGACGACAGCGGTCGTGTCCGCACGCGAGACCGTCGACTACGGCCGGTTCTGGTCGCGGGTCACGCGCACCGCCGCCGGGCTCGACGGCATGAACCGGGTTGCCGTGCTGCCGACGTCGGATGTGGGGTCGCTGGTCGCGGTGACGGCGGCGATGCACGCGGGAGTCAGCGTCGTGCTGCTGCACCGACACCTCCTGCCCGCGCAGCTGACGCGGGTGCTCGAGCTCGCGAAACCCGGTGCCGTGGTGGCCGTGTCGCACCAGCACGCCAGGTTGCGGAGACTGGGATTCGACGGGACCGTCGAGACGGCGGAGAGCCTCGAATCCGACGGCGCCGCGGATCGGGCGCGTCCCGACACCGAACTGCTGGTCGGCATCACGTCCGGCACCACCGGTGAGCCGAAGCTGTTCGTGCGCAACCAGCGATCCTGGGCCACCACCCTCGACCGCTCCGACGCGACCTTCGACATCGGTCGCGGGGATCGTGTGGCGGTGCCCGGAGTTCTCGACCACACCCATTTCCTGTACGGCGCGCTGCACGGCCTCACTCGCGGGGCGACGGTGGATCTGCGCCCGGTCACGCACTCGCTGCGCGACGCGGCGACACATCTGTATTCGGTACCCACCATCGCGTGGGATGTGGTGCGGGCGGGGGTCGGTCCGGTCGGCAGCGTCCGGGAGGTGCTGTCCTCGGCGGCCCGGTGGCCGCGCACCGGGCGTCAGGCATTGCAGGAGGTGCTGCCCAACGCGTCGCTCGTGCACTTCTACGGCGCCTCCGAACTGAGCTTCGTATCCTTCGACCGGGGTCTCGGCGCCGCCGACGAGCATGCGGCAGGCGAGCTGTTCGACGGCGTCGACGCCGAAATTCGCGAGGGCCTCGTTCACGTGCGCAGCGACATGCTGTTCGACGGCTACCTCACCGAGGACGGCGTGGTGAACGGCCCCGCCGACGGGTGGATGACGGTGGGGGACCGCGGCCGCGTGGCAGGCAACAGTCTGCAGTTGTTCGGCCGGGACAGCGACACGGTGATCCGGGCGGGACTCAATGTGGAACCCGCGGCCATCGAGGCGGCGTTGACCGCGCTTCCCGGGATCACGGAGGCTGCGTGCATCGGAGTACCGGACAGCCGGATGGGCGAGGCACCAGCCGCTGCGATCGTGGTCGACGGCGACGGGCCTAGTTCCAGCGAGATCTGGCGGCATCTGCGCGCCACGTTGCCGAGCCCGAGCATGCCGGTTCAGGTTCTCGCGGTCGACAGTTTGCCGCGCACACCGCGCGGCAAACTCGATCGGCGGGCGCTCGCCGCCGTCCTGTCGGCGTCGCGGGACCGGAATCCCGTGTAG
- a CDS encoding metal ABC transporter permease: MNVIDFFVDPLRYDFMVRALITTLIASVVCAVLSCWLVLIGWSLMGDAVSHAVLPGVVLAYIVGAPFALGAVIFGFLAVALIGVVRDTSRVKEDAAIGIVFSTLFALGLVLVSVTPSQTDLNHIIFGNLLGVSRSDLIQIAILGAVVFVALIVKRRDFTLYAFDRTHAHAIGLNPRLLGAALLGLLALTAVVALQAVGVILVVAMLIIPGSTAYLLTDSFHRMLIIAPAISAVCAVTGLYLSYHLDTASGGMVVLSQGAAFALAYLFAPRQGVIGRRITASRRRSLREDASAARQG; encoded by the coding sequence ATGAACGTGATCGACTTCTTTGTCGACCCGCTGCGTTACGACTTCATGGTCCGCGCACTGATCACCACCCTGATCGCGTCGGTGGTGTGCGCGGTGTTGTCGTGCTGGCTGGTGCTGATCGGGTGGTCGCTGATGGGCGATGCCGTCTCGCACGCCGTCCTGCCCGGCGTCGTCCTCGCCTACATCGTCGGCGCCCCCTTCGCCCTCGGCGCAGTGATCTTCGGATTCCTGGCGGTGGCACTGATCGGGGTGGTCCGCGACACCAGTCGTGTCAAGGAAGACGCCGCGATCGGAATCGTGTTCTCCACCTTGTTCGCCCTCGGCCTGGTCCTGGTTTCGGTAACTCCGAGCCAAACCGACCTCAACCACATCATCTTCGGCAACCTGCTGGGCGTCAGCCGCTCCGATCTCATCCAGATCGCGATCCTCGGGGCCGTCGTCTTCGTCGCCCTGATCGTCAAACGCCGCGACTTCACGCTCTACGCCTTCGACCGCACCCACGCCCACGCCATCGGTCTCAATCCCCGGCTGCTGGGGGCCGCGCTCCTGGGACTACTCGCGCTCACCGCTGTGGTGGCCTTGCAGGCGGTGGGTGTGATTCTGGTGGTGGCCATGCTCATCATCCCCGGATCCACGGCCTACCTGCTCACCGACAGCTTTCACCGCATGCTGATCATCGCACCCGCGATCTCGGCGGTCTGCGCGGTCACAGGGCTGTACCTGAGCTATCATCTCGACACTGCCAGCGGCGGCATGGTCGTGCTGTCCCAGGGTGCAGCGTTCGCCCTGGCGTACCTTTTCGCGCCTCGTCAGGGCGTCATCGGTCGCAGAATCACCGCGTCGCGGCGGCGGTCGCTCAGGGAAGATGCATCAGCTGCCCGGCAAGGGTGA
- a CDS encoding metal ABC transporter substrate-binding protein has protein sequence MLSGCAEGAAGPADGKPVVLTTFTVLADIAENVGGEHLTVESLTKAGTEIHGYEPTPGDIRKAAEADLILDNGMNLEAWFAQFVEGLDVEHVVVSDGVEPIGIGEDAYAGKPNPHAWMSPLNVQIYVDNMVTAFSGLDPEHASEYRTNGDAYKARLQQVQDELVAELSALPVNERALVTCEGAFSYLARDAGLTEKYIWPVNAEQQATPQQIASTIEFVKQNRVPAVFCESTVSDAPMQRVVEATDAAFGGTLYVDSLSEQGGPVPTYLDLIRHDAETLTSALNGQRP, from the coding sequence ATGCTGTCCGGGTGCGCCGAGGGTGCGGCCGGGCCCGCCGACGGCAAACCGGTGGTGTTGACCACCTTCACTGTTCTCGCCGACATCGCGGAGAACGTCGGGGGGGAGCACCTGACGGTGGAGTCGCTCACCAAAGCGGGCACGGAAATTCACGGTTACGAGCCGACACCGGGCGATATCAGGAAGGCGGCCGAGGCCGACCTGATCCTCGATAACGGGATGAATCTGGAGGCCTGGTTCGCCCAATTCGTCGAGGGGCTGGATGTCGAGCATGTGGTCGTCAGCGACGGGGTCGAGCCGATCGGCATCGGCGAAGATGCCTACGCGGGCAAACCGAATCCGCACGCGTGGATGTCACCCCTGAATGTGCAGATCTACGTCGACAACATGGTCACCGCGTTCAGCGGCCTCGATCCCGAACACGCGAGCGAGTATCGCACCAACGGTGATGCCTACAAGGCCCGACTGCAGCAGGTGCAGGACGAATTGGTCGCCGAGTTGAGCGCGTTGCCGGTGAATGAACGGGCGCTGGTCACGTGCGAAGGAGCGTTTTCGTATCTTGCGCGCGATGCGGGGTTGACCGAGAAGTACATCTGGCCGGTCAATGCCGAACAACAGGCCACCCCCCAGCAGATCGCGTCGACGATCGAGTTCGTCAAGCAGAACCGGGTACCCGCGGTGTTCTGTGAGTCGACGGTGTCGGATGCGCCGATGCAACGCGTGGTGGAAGCCACCGACGCCGCTTTCGGCGGAACCCTCTACGTCGATTCGCTGTCGGAGCAGGGCGGACCCGTGCCGACCTACCTTGATTTGATCCGGCACGACGCCGAGACCCTCACGTCCGCTTTGAACGGACAACGGCCATGA
- a CDS encoding thiolase family protein → MSSDPVLVAPRRTPIGNAGHGFADLTTTDLAAPVLREVLTSLRESGIDAEVDDVVLGNCLGPGGDPARVAALQAGMGVEVPGVTVDRQCGSGLDAVMQAALRVRSGADELVLAGGVESASTAPWRFWPPVSGADPVRYTRAPFAPQGFPDPDMGVAADDLARIRGISRERQDAYAARSHTLAAAADFSSEIVPIGDIVRDQRIRAGMTEARLARLRPSFGADGTATAGNSCGISDGAAVLAVTTESLAAGLPALRILGSAVAGSDPALPGLGPVPAIRKLLKRTGYDVADLGVVEITEAFASVVLAVSDELGLDESVICPQGGAIAMGHPWGASGAILLVRLASQMLREGGPALGLAACAIGGGQGIAMLVERVS, encoded by the coding sequence ATGAGCTCTGACCCTGTTCTGGTGGCGCCGCGTCGGACGCCGATCGGCAATGCCGGGCACGGGTTCGCCGATCTGACCACCACTGATCTGGCCGCCCCCGTGCTGCGCGAGGTTCTGACGTCGCTACGGGAGTCGGGCATCGATGCCGAGGTCGACGATGTCGTCCTCGGCAACTGCCTCGGGCCGGGCGGTGATCCTGCGCGGGTCGCGGCGCTGCAGGCGGGGATGGGTGTGGAAGTTCCCGGTGTCACCGTCGACCGGCAGTGCGGTTCCGGCCTCGACGCGGTGATGCAGGCCGCGCTCCGTGTGCGCAGCGGCGCCGACGAGCTGGTCCTGGCGGGAGGCGTCGAATCGGCGAGCACGGCGCCGTGGCGGTTCTGGCCGCCGGTGTCGGGCGCCGATCCGGTGCGCTACACCCGTGCTCCCTTTGCGCCGCAAGGCTTTCCCGACCCCGACATGGGCGTCGCTGCCGACGATCTCGCGCGGATTCGCGGCATCAGCCGTGAACGGCAGGACGCGTACGCGGCGCGGTCGCACACGCTCGCGGCCGCCGCCGACTTCTCGTCGGAAATCGTGCCGATCGGTGACATCGTGCGGGACCAGCGCATTCGCGCAGGCATGACCGAGGCCAGGCTCGCGCGGCTGCGCCCCAGTTTCGGTGCCGACGGGACGGCCACGGCGGGAAACTCCTGCGGCATCTCGGACGGCGCCGCCGTGCTGGCGGTGACGACCGAGTCTCTGGCCGCCGGATTGCCTGCCCTGCGAATCCTCGGATCCGCCGTCGCGGGATCGGACCCGGCGCTGCCCGGACTCGGACCGGTTCCCGCGATCCGCAAACTCCTGAAGAGAACCGGATACGACGTGGCGGATCTGGGCGTCGTCGAGATCACCGAGGCCTTCGCGTCGGTGGTGCTGGCGGTGTCGGACGAGCTCGGCCTGGACGAGTCGGTGATCTGCCCTCAGGGCGGCGCCATCGCCATGGGACATCCGTGGGGCGCGTCGGGTGCGATCTTGTTGGTGCGCTTGGCCAGTCAGATGCTGCGCGAGGGCGGACCCGCGCTCGGGCTCGCGGCCTGCGCCATCGGCGGCGGACAGGGCATCGCGATGCTCGTGGAGCGTGTGTCGTGA
- a CDS encoding energy-coupling factor transporter transmembrane component T family protein yields the protein MIGLYRPGDSLLHRMPAGLKLLLLIASIVTATVFVRTPLEVGVVVLVVGLLFAVASIPWRVAVAQLRPVVWMLGIIAIFQVLITSPARAVVVCGVLLISVALAALVTLTTRVTDMLDTVSRALGPLRRFGVDPDRIGLLLALAIRCIPLLTGIVQDVAQARKARGLQWSMTALATPVLVRALRTADAMGDALVARGVDDD from the coding sequence ATGATCGGCCTGTACCGCCCGGGCGACTCACTCCTGCACAGGATGCCCGCAGGGCTGAAACTGCTGCTGTTGATCGCGTCGATCGTCACGGCCACCGTGTTCGTGCGCACCCCGCTCGAGGTCGGCGTCGTCGTCCTGGTGGTGGGTTTGCTGTTCGCGGTCGCCTCCATTCCGTGGCGGGTCGCCGTGGCGCAGTTGCGTCCGGTGGTGTGGATGTTGGGGATCATCGCCATCTTTCAGGTGCTGATCACGTCGCCCGCGCGGGCGGTCGTCGTGTGCGGGGTGCTGCTGATCTCGGTGGCGCTCGCCGCGTTGGTCACGCTCACCACCCGGGTCACCGACATGCTCGACACGGTGTCGCGTGCACTCGGGCCGTTGCGGAGGTTCGGGGTCGACCCGGACCGGATCGGGCTCCTGCTCGCGTTGGCGATCCGGTGTATCCCGCTGCTGACGGGGATCGTGCAGGACGTGGCGCAGGCACGGAAGGCACGCGGGTTGCAATGGTCGATGACGGCGCTGGCCACACCGGTTCTGGTGCGTGCACTCCGGACTGCGGATGCGATGGGCGACGCCCTCGTCGCACGGGGAGTCGACGATGACTGA
- a CDS encoding energy-coupling factor ABC transporter ATP-binding protein → MSEIVFDSVTHAFGDRPVLRGVDLRFSERRVGIIGSNGSGKSTLARMINGLLKPTSGTVTVDGVDAAKKGAQVRRKVGFVFTDPDTQIVMPTVSEDLAFSLRRSGLSKQEIAGRVEEILVRFRLDQHADHPAHLLSGGQKQLLAIGAVLIRRPEVVIADEPTTLLDLRNARVVSEALDSMDQQVIVVTHQLALLESFERVIVIDDGLVAFDGSPDDAVPAYRQLVE, encoded by the coding sequence GTGAGTGAGATCGTCTTCGATTCGGTGACCCACGCCTTCGGGGACCGCCCGGTGCTACGCGGCGTCGACCTGCGATTCTCCGAGCGCCGGGTCGGCATCATCGGTTCCAACGGTTCCGGCAAGTCGACGCTGGCGCGCATGATCAACGGGTTGCTGAAGCCCACCTCCGGCACCGTCACGGTCGACGGTGTCGACGCCGCCAAAAAGGGCGCGCAGGTGCGCCGCAAGGTCGGGTTCGTGTTCACCGACCCCGACACTCAGATCGTCATGCCCACGGTGTCCGAGGATCTGGCGTTCTCGCTGCGCCGCTCCGGTCTGAGCAAACAGGAGATCGCCGGCCGCGTCGAGGAGATCCTGGTGCGGTTCCGGCTCGACCAGCACGCCGACCACCCCGCGCACCTGCTGTCCGGGGGTCAGAAGCAGCTGCTCGCCATCGGCGCCGTCCTCATCCGCAGGCCCGAGGTGGTCATCGCCGACGAGCCGACGACGCTGCTGGATCTGCGGAACGCGCGCGTCGTCTCCGAAGCACTCGATTCGATGGACCAGCAGGTGATCGTCGTGACCCACCAACTGGCGCTGCTGGAGAGTTTCGAACGGGTCATCGTCATCGACGACGGTCTCGTGGCGTTCGACGGCAGCCCGGACGACGCCGTTCCCGCGTACCGGCAGTTGGTCGAATGA
- the rox gene encoding rifampin monooxygenase, translating to MFDVIIAGGGPTGLMLACELRLHGVHALVLEKEGEPTRHVRSLGLHVRSIEVMDQRGLLERFLAHGKQYPLGGFFAGITKPQPDRLDTAHPYVLGIPQRVTERLLTEHATALGTPIRRGSELVGLSQDNHGVTIELADGTQLRSRYLVGCDGGRSTVRKLLGVGFPGEPTRVESLLGEMEVTASPETLDAVVAEVRKTHKNFGAGPTGDGVYRVVVPAEGVAEDRSVPPTLEEFKQQLRVFAGTDFGVHSPRWLSRFGDATRLAERYRVGRVLLAGDAAHVHPPLGGQGLNLGVQDAFNLGWKLAAEVGGWAPQGLLDSYHTERHPLAADVLNNTRVQSELMSTEPGPRAVRRLLSELMDIDDVNRYLTEKITAIGVRYDFGEAHPLLGRRLRDIQLKRGRLYALMHGGRGLLLDQTGRLSVAGWADRVDHVVDVSEELDVPAVLLRPDGHVAWAGDDPQELLSQLPQWFGAAAG from the coding sequence ATGTTCGACGTCATCATTGCCGGGGGTGGACCGACCGGGTTGATGCTGGCCTGCGAGTTGCGGCTGCACGGCGTGCACGCGCTCGTGCTGGAGAAGGAGGGGGAGCCGACCAGGCATGTTCGGTCGCTCGGCCTGCACGTGCGCAGCATCGAGGTGATGGATCAGCGCGGTCTGCTGGAACGGTTTCTCGCGCACGGCAAGCAGTATCCGCTCGGCGGTTTCTTCGCCGGCATCACCAAGCCGCAGCCCGACCGGCTCGACACCGCACATCCGTATGTCCTGGGCATCCCGCAGCGCGTCACCGAACGCCTGCTGACCGAGCACGCCACGGCACTCGGCACGCCGATCCGCCGCGGCAGCGAACTGGTCGGGCTGAGCCAGGACAATCACGGGGTGACCATCGAGCTGGCCGACGGTACGCAGCTGCGCTCGCGCTACCTCGTCGGCTGCGACGGCGGCCGCAGCACGGTGCGCAAGCTGCTCGGGGTCGGCTTCCCCGGCGAGCCTACGAGGGTCGAGTCGCTGCTGGGCGAAATGGAGGTGACCGCTTCGCCGGAGACACTGGACGCCGTGGTCGCCGAGGTTCGCAAGACCCACAAGAATTTCGGCGCCGGTCCCACCGGGGACGGGGTGTACCGCGTCGTCGTGCCCGCCGAGGGGGTGGCCGAAGACCGGTCGGTCCCACCGACCCTCGAGGAATTCAAGCAACAGCTCCGCGTGTTCGCCGGCACCGACTTCGGTGTGCATTCACCGCGGTGGCTGTCCCGCTTCGGTGACGCCACCCGGCTGGCTGAACGCTATCGGGTCGGCCGGGTGCTGCTGGCCGGCGACGCGGCGCACGTCCACCCGCCGCTGGGAGGGCAGGGCCTCAACCTCGGCGTCCAGGACGCGTTCAATCTGGGTTGGAAACTGGCCGCCGAGGTGGGCGGCTGGGCCCCGCAGGGGCTGCTGGACAGCTACCACACCGAACGGCACCCGCTGGCCGCCGACGTGCTGAACAACACCCGCGTGCAGTCGGAACTGATGTCCACTGAGCCTGGTCCGCGGGCCGTGCGCCGGCTGCTGTCGGAACTGATGGACATCGATGACGTGAACCGGTACCTGACCGAGAAGATCACCGCGATCGGGGTTCGCTACGACTTCGGCGAGGCGCACCCACTGCTCGGGCGGCGGTTGCGGGACATTCAGCTGAAGCGGGGGCGCCTCTACGCGCTCATGCACGGCGGCCGCGGACTCCTGCTCGACCAGACGGGCCGGCTCTCGGTGGCCGGCTGGGCCGACCGGGTCGACCACGTCGTCGATGTCAGCGAAGAACTCGACGTGCCTGCCGTGCTGCTGCGGCCGGACGGCCACGTGGCGTGGGCAGGCGATGATCCGCAGGAGCTGCTCAGTCAGTTGCCCCAGTGGTTCGGGGCTGCCGCCGGCTGA
- a CDS encoding metal ABC transporter ATP-binding protein, which yields MTPQPAVEVQDVTVHYGDVLALDRVSLSLQAGRVCGLVGMNGSGKSTLFKSIMGTVKPDTGTVRINGQAPATARKTGVLGYVPQSEEVDWAFPLSVRDVVMTGRYGRMGLTRRPGKADRSAVDHALERVELTDLADRQIGQLSGGQKKRTFVARGIAQEATILLLDEPFAGVDKRSEATITTLLRELAGAGAAILVSTHDLHALPALADEAILLMRTVLAHGDPTLVLQPANLASAFGLDVMTRT from the coding sequence ATGACTCCCCAGCCGGCCGTCGAGGTGCAGGACGTCACAGTCCACTACGGTGACGTCCTCGCGCTCGACCGGGTCTCCCTCTCCCTGCAGGCAGGACGGGTGTGCGGGCTGGTCGGGATGAACGGCTCCGGCAAATCCACACTGTTCAAATCGATCATGGGAACGGTCAAACCCGATACCGGCACGGTCCGCATCAACGGCCAGGCCCCGGCCACCGCGCGTAAAACCGGTGTCCTGGGTTATGTTCCGCAGAGCGAGGAGGTGGACTGGGCCTTTCCACTGTCCGTGCGAGATGTGGTGATGACCGGCCGCTACGGTCGCATGGGCCTGACCCGGCGGCCCGGGAAGGCTGATCGTTCGGCCGTCGACCACGCCCTCGAACGCGTGGAACTCACCGACTTGGCGGACCGGCAGATCGGGCAATTGTCCGGCGGCCAGAAGAAACGTACTTTCGTGGCCCGGGGAATCGCCCAGGAGGCAACGATCCTGCTGTTGGACGAACCGTTCGCGGGGGTCGACAAACGCTCCGAGGCCACCATCACCACGTTGCTGCGGGAACTCGCCGGTGCAGGTGCGGCCATCCTCGTCTCCACTCATGACCTGCACGCGCTGCCGGCGCTGGCGGACGAGGCGATCCTGCTGATGCGCACGGTGCTCGCGCACGGCGACCCGACGCTCGTTCTGCAACCGGCGAACCTGGCGTCGGCCTTCGGCCTCGACGTGATGACAAGGACCTGA
- a CDS encoding class I adenylate-forming enzyme family protein, producing the protein MSFELGGSGDQPALDFEDRTYTYAELDRAIDRWILEHGPGTPAYDASTLPVPDALICVCAAVRQGTAVIVEDPTARPDRSVIPPSAFLLVATSGSTGRPRPLARTAASWVDSFPAFTAITGIDATDHVLITGPLHATMHLFGAVHALWRGACVTDDPSRATVVHAVPAVLRDVVRKAPKLRTAIVAGTALDDGARAVADGIDIVEYYGAAELSLVAARRVPEPLRLLDGVDADIRDGLLYVRSPYSVIGLPEWFGVGDLAELGDNGELTVRGRGESAINVGGTTVVAEDVERILETLDGVAAAAVVGSPHSVLGETVTAVVELDGTAEIGEIRSRARRTLTKEALPRRWVPIESMPRTASGKVARGRVRDWLA; encoded by the coding sequence GTGAGTTTCGAGCTCGGCGGCTCCGGCGATCAGCCAGCTCTCGACTTCGAAGACCGCACCTATACCTACGCCGAACTCGACCGGGCCATCGACCGATGGATCCTCGAGCACGGCCCGGGTACGCCTGCCTATGACGCGTCGACGCTCCCGGTCCCGGATGCGCTGATCTGCGTGTGCGCCGCGGTGCGGCAGGGGACGGCAGTCATCGTCGAGGACCCCACGGCGCGTCCGGACCGCTCGGTGATTCCACCGTCCGCTTTTCTGCTGGTCGCGACGTCCGGCTCCACCGGCAGGCCGCGTCCGCTCGCGCGCACCGCGGCATCCTGGGTCGACAGCTTCCCGGCATTCACCGCGATCACCGGCATCGACGCGACCGACCATGTGCTGATCACCGGCCCGTTGCACGCCACGATGCACCTGTTCGGCGCAGTGCACGCACTCTGGCGAGGTGCGTGCGTCACCGACGACCCGTCCCGGGCGACGGTGGTGCACGCCGTCCCCGCCGTCCTGCGGGACGTGGTCCGGAAGGCGCCGAAACTCCGCACGGCGATCGTCGCCGGCACCGCCCTGGACGACGGCGCCCGCGCGGTGGCGGACGGCATCGACATCGTCGAGTACTACGGCGCCGCGGAACTGTCCCTTGTTGCGGCGCGTCGGGTGCCTGAACCGCTCCGGCTGCTGGACGGCGTCGACGCCGACATTCGCGACGGTCTGCTGTATGTCCGGTCGCCGTATAGCGTGATCGGACTCCCGGAGTGGTTCGGCGTCGGTGACCTGGCCGAACTCGGCGACAACGGTGAGCTGACGGTGCGCGGCCGGGGCGAATCCGCGATCAACGTCGGCGGCACCACGGTGGTCGCCGAGGATGTCGAGCGCATCCTCGAGACGCTCGACGGTGTCGCCGCGGCCGCCGTCGTCGGATCGCCGCATTCGGTGCTCGGCGAGACCGTCACCGCCGTGGTGGAACTCGACGGCACCGCGGAGATCGGGGAGATCCGTTCCCGCGCGCGCCGCACGCTGACGAAGGAAGCGCTGCCCCGCCGTTGGGTGCCGATCGAGTCGATGCCGCGGACCGCCAGCGGCAAGGTCGCCCGAGGTCGAGTGAGAGACTGGCTGGCATGA
- a CDS encoding MerR family transcriptional regulator has product MDGYTVGQLAALSGISVRTLHHYDSIGLLKPHGRSAANHRVYSPDDVQRLRHILFYRELEFGLDEIADMLAEPDARVDDHLRRQHRLLRQRQARTEELLDAIEKEMRARHMGVALSPEEQLAIFSTDSFGDRLREAEQRWAESNQNQVLPRRTAAYTKDDWVVIKADADANIQAFVDAITAGEPATGAVAMQAAENHRAHIARWFFDCTHRQHRDVAALYLADPAAAAHWNEMAPGFAHYVHDAILANADRAG; this is encoded by the coding sequence ATGGACGGGTACACAGTTGGGCAACTGGCGGCGCTGTCGGGTATTTCCGTCCGTACCCTCCATCATTACGACAGCATCGGCCTGCTGAAGCCGCACGGGCGCAGCGCGGCCAACCACCGCGTGTACTCCCCCGACGACGTTCAGCGTTTGCGGCACATACTCTTCTACCGAGAGCTGGAGTTCGGGCTCGACGAGATCGCCGACATGCTGGCCGAGCCCGACGCCCGCGTCGACGATCACCTCCGCCGACAGCACCGCCTCCTGCGGCAGCGTCAGGCACGCACCGAGGAATTGCTCGACGCCATCGAAAAGGAAATGCGCGCTCGCCACATGGGGGTGGCATTGTCCCCGGAAGAGCAGCTCGCCATCTTCAGCACCGACAGTTTCGGTGACCGACTGCGCGAGGCCGAGCAGCGGTGGGCCGAGTCGAATCAGAACCAGGTACTACCGCGGCGAACCGCCGCCTATACCAAGGACGACTGGGTGGTGATCAAGGCAGACGCCGATGCCAACATCCAGGCATTCGTCGACGCGATAACCGCGGGTGAGCCGGCCACCGGCGCAGTCGCGATGCAGGCCGCCGAAAACCACCGTGCCCACATCGCACGGTGGTTCTTCGACTGCACCCACCGACAGCACCGGGACGTGGCTGCCCTCTACCTCGCCGACCCGGCGGCCGCCGCGCACTGGAACGAGATGGCACCCGGGTTCGCGCACTACGTTCACGACGCGATACTGGCAAACGCCGACCGCGCCGGCTGA
- a CDS encoding DUF6194 family protein yields MTTNDPEASALTQEHIIAVTLELPGVTVMTASEEGGAPRSSWGDTFFSYNPDGDPPTEQRFPFATIVTNDVEGWDTSSNLNRQGVFRLNVSVGRDRFRELLGFSPAEHAQRSCGIYYSALDRLLPHPNYAAQSWVSILNPAVATAHFVPGLLALAHGRARGRHFRRSAR; encoded by the coding sequence ATGACCACGAACGACCCGGAAGCATCAGCTCTCACACAGGAACACATCATTGCGGTGACTCTCGAACTGCCTGGGGTCACGGTGATGACGGCCAGTGAAGAGGGCGGCGCTCCGCGGAGTTCCTGGGGAGACACCTTCTTCTCATACAATCCTGATGGCGACCCGCCGACGGAGCAGCGTTTCCCGTTCGCCACCATCGTGACGAACGACGTCGAGGGGTGGGACACCTCCTCGAACTTGAACCGGCAGGGCGTATTTCGTCTCAATGTCTCGGTCGGCCGGGACCGCTTCCGCGAACTACTCGGCTTCTCACCGGCCGAACATGCGCAGCGCAGCTGCGGCATCTATTACAGCGCACTGGACCGACTGCTCCCCCACCCGAACTACGCAGCCCAATCATGGGTATCGATCCTGAACCCGGCAGTGGCGACGGCGCACTTCGTGCCGGGGTTACTTGCCCTCGCGCACGGCCGAGCGAGGGGGCGACACTTCCGGCGAAGCGCACGATGA